The Vitis riparia cultivar Riparia Gloire de Montpellier isolate 1030 chromosome 10, EGFV_Vit.rip_1.0, whole genome shotgun sequence genome includes a region encoding these proteins:
- the LOC117924061 gene encoding pentatricopeptide repeat-containing protein At5g40410, mitochondrial-like, whose translation MVGKRLINLQACHSGRYILLSNIYAAAKKWDDARKVRNLMKVNGISKVPGVSVIELKGMVHRFVAGDWSHPESNKIYEKLNEIHKAEECNWVFSRYRECVVGHGRGR comes from the exons ATGGTGGGAAAACGCCTCATCAACCTTCAGGCATGCCACAGTGGCCG CTACATCCTCCTCTCAAACATATATGCAGCAGCAAAAAAATGGGACGATGCAAGAAAAGTGAGGAACCTTATGAAGGTCAACGGCATCTCCAAGGTGCCAGGAGTGAGCGTGATTGAGTTGAAAGGCATGGTGCATCGGTTTGTGGCTGGTGACTGGTCACACCCGGAATCAAACAAGATATATGAGAAGTTGAATGAGATACACAAGGCTGAAGAGTGCAATTGGGTATTCAGCAGATACCGGGAATGTGTTGTTGGACATGGAAGAGGAAGATAA